The sequence AGGTCGACCTCGCCGCGCTCGCCGACGAGGAGTGGGCGTGTGTCCCGGGCGACGGCTGTTTCGGGGACTGTTTCACCGCGGCCTGCGCCGGTGCCGGTTTCACGCCCCGCCGCCTGTACGAGACGGACACCGCGTCCTGTGCGCATCTGGTGCAGGTGGGCCGGGCGGTGGGCCTGTGCCGGGCCACCTTCCCGCCGACACCGGGACTCACCACCCGTCCGCTGTCCGGGACGCCGCTGGTGTGGCGGCACCTGCTGGGCTGGCACCGCACCGGCCAGCGGCCGGACACGGCGGCGACGGTACTGGCCCAGGCCCGCACGGCGCACGCCGCCGTGGCGGCCCGCAGCGACAGCTACGCGCACTGGCTCGCGCGGCGCGCGGACCGGGAGGCCGCGGCCCGGCACCGCACCGGCCTCGCGTCCTGACCGGGCCGCCTCCGCCCACCTCCCGTACATAACGCGGAGGCAGGGGGTCGGCTGACGTCTTATGGGGCGGGGCGCGATCTCCGTACGGTTTCGGCACCCCACCGAATCCGAGGAGACCTCCCCATGCTCCCACGACACCTCAGAGCCGCGTGCGCTGCCGCCGCGGCGGCGGGTGCCCTGCTCGTGGCCGGGCTCAGCGGCTCCGCGAGCGCCCAGCCGGCCGCCTCCCCCGCCCCGCCCACGGCAGCCCGGACGCTGCGCTCCGACGCGCCGCCGCCCGCTCTCCTCGGCGCGCTCCGGCGGGACCTGGGGCTGAACCGCGGGCAGGCGGAGCGCCGGCTGGCCAACGAGGCCGAGGCGGGTGCCACCGCGGGGCGGCTCGGGGCGGCGCTGGGCGCGGACTTCGCCGGTGCCTGGGTGCGCGGCGCGGAGTCGGGCACGCTGACCGTGGCCACGACCGACCCGGCCGACGTGCCGGCGATCCGGGCGCGCGGCGCCCGCGCGGTCGTGGTGGACCACTCCCTGGCCGCGCTGGACGCCGCCAAGGCCCGCGTGGACCGCGCCGCCGCCCACCGCGCCACCGCCGACACCCCGGTCTGGTACGTCGACGTACCCACCAACACACTGGTGGTGGAGGCGATACGGCCGGACGCCGCGCGTTCGCTGCTGGCCGCCGCGCACGTCGACGCCGCCCTCGCCCGGACCGTGAAGTCGGCCGAGCGTCCCCGGCCGCTGTACGACCTGCGCGGCGGCGACGCGTACTACATCGGCAGCGGCAGCCGCTGCTCGATCGGCTTCCCGGTGACCCGGGGCGCCCAGCAGGGCTTCGTCACGGCCGGGCACTGCGGCCGGGCGGGTGCCACCACCACCGGGTCCAACCGGGTCGCGCAGGGCACCTTCCAGGCGTCGGTCTTCCCGGGCAACGACATGGCGTGGGTGGCGGCCGGCTCCAACTGGACCGCCACGCCGAACGTCAACGGCGCCGCCGCCCAGGTCGCCGGCTCCGTCCAGGCCCCGGTGGGCTCCTCGGTGTGCCGCTCCGGGTCCACCACGGGCTGGCACTGCGGCACGGTGCAGCAGCTCAACACCAGCGTGACGTACCAGGAGGGCACCGTCAGCGGTGTGACCCGTACGTCGGTGTGCGCCGAACCGGGCGACTCGGGCGGCTCGTTCATCTCCGGCAGCCAGGCGCAGGGCGTCACCTCGGGCGGCTCGGGCAACTGCACGAGCGGCGGTACGACGTACTTCCAGCCCGTCAACCCGATCCTGCAGTCCTACGGCCTCACCCTCACGACGACCGGGACCGGCCCCGAGGACCCGGAAGACCCCGGTGACCCGGGCGGCACCTGGGCGGCCGGCACCGTGTACCAGGCGGGCGACACGGTGACGTACGGCGGTGCGGCCTACCGCTGCCTCCAGGGCCACCAGGCGCAGACCGGGTGGGAGCCGGCGAACGCACCGGCGCTGTGGCAGCGGCTGTGACCGGCTGATCCACCAGGCCACCGAGGGCCCGGACGCCGACGACGGGGCGCCCGGGCCCGACCGCCGGGATCGGCCCGGGTCCGCCGCCGCCGTCCGGGCCACGGCGGCGCGCCCTGCGCGAGACGTTCCGGAGCGCGCCGGACGTCGAGCCGCCCGCGCGGTGGTGCGCCCGTCCCGGTACCAGTGCACGCACCCTCGCCCGCCTGTTCCGGCCGCACACCGCTCCGGCGCAGCGCCGGCGTGCGGGTCGCCGTCCGCGCGATGATCACGCGGGTAGTCTCGGGACCATGGTTGAGCATCGCATGGTCGACGTGAACGGCATCCGGCTGCACATCGCCGAGGAGGGCGAGGGCCCCTTGGTGGTCCTGCTCCACGGCTTCCCGGAGTCATGGCACTCCTGGCACCGCCAGTTCGGCCCGCTGGCCGCCGCGGGCTTCCGGGTGGTGGCTCCCGACCAGCGCGGATACGGGCGCAGCGACCATCCGGAGGCCGTCGACGCGTACACCATCCTGCACCTGGTCGGCGATGTCGTCGGGCTGATCCGGGCACTGGGCGAGGAGAAGGCGTACGTCGTCGGGCACGACTGGGGGGCGCCGGTCGCCTGGCACACCGCGCTGCTGCGGCCGGACCTGGTGCGCGGGGTGGCCGGTCTGAGCGTGCCGCCGCCGTTCCGGGGCGCGCAGCCGCCGCTGCCCGCCATGGACCGGATGTTCGGCGGCCGGTTCTACTGGAACTACTTCAACCGTCCCGGTGTCGCCGACGCCGAGTTCGCCGAGGACACCCGCACCGCGCTGCGCAAGTTCTTCTACTGGGCTTCCGGCGACACTCCCGGCGCGGGCGAGAAGCAGCCGCTCGTGGACCCCGAGCGCGGCTGGCTCGCGGACATGGCCGACCCCGAGACGCTGCCGGAGTGGTTCACCGAGGAGGATCTCGACGCGCTCACGGAGAGCTTCTCCGGGGGCTTCACCGGCGCCCTCAACTGGTACCGCAACCTCGACCGCAACTGGGAGCTGACCGCGCCCTGGCACGGCGCCGTCGTCACCCCGCCGGCCCTGTACGTCTACGGCGACCGGGACGTCGTACCCGCCTTCCCCGGCACACCGGAACTCATCGAGCGACTGCCCTCGCTGATGCCGAACCTGTGGCGCGAGCCCGTGAAGCTGGCGGGCTGCGGCCACTGGACGCAGCAGGAACGCCCGGACGAGGTGAACGCGGCGCTGATCGACTTCCTCACGTCGTGCCCCTGACCTGATCCTCCGGCGTCCCGGCCCGGGCCCGGGCATCCGGCCCCGGGCGGGTACGCCTTCCGGGGGCTTCGACCGCGCCTGGGCCACATCCCCGGCGTCCGGGTGGGTACCCCGTGCACAGAAGGCCCCCGTGCACAGGAGGTACCGATGTTCGAGGCATCCGATATCCGCGAGTGGCGGGGCCACGACGTGGTCGACGCGAACGGCCACAAGGTCGGCGTCCTGGAGTCGGTCTACGTGGACACCGCCACCGACCAGCCCTTCTTCGCCGCGGTGACCGTGGGGCTGCCCACCCGCCGCCGGCTGGCGTTCGTGCCCCTCACCGGCGCGACGGTCGGCCCGGGCTACCTGAAGGTCGCCCAGAGCAAGGACCGGGTCAAGAAGGCGCCGTCCATCGAGACCGACGGCGAACTGACCGCCGCCGACGAGCCGGGCGTCTTCGCCCACTACGAACTGCCCTACGCACCGGGCGCCGGCGGCGTGCGACGCCTGGCCCGCCGCTGATCCACCCAACCCGCCGGGAGATCCGATGAGCCTGTTCCTGTTCCTGATCCTCGCGGCCGTCGTCCTGGGGATCATCGGATTCGTCGTCAAAGGTCTGTTCTATCTGCTGATCATCGGCGTCGTCGTGCTGGTCATCGCCCTCGTCTTCGCCGCCGTGCGCTTCCGCCGGGGCGGACGCAAACACCGCGTCGCCCGCTGACGGCCGGCCGCCGTCGCGCGAGGCGGTCCACGCGGCCCGGCGCGGTCCCGGTCGCGTGTTCCCGCCCGGCGGCGGCAAGCTGGAACAGCTTCTGCTGCGAGCGACGAGGGAGCGGTCATGGAAGGCACGGACGGCGTGACCGTAGGCGTACTGGGCTCCTACGGGGGCCGCAACGTCGGTGACGAGGCGATCCTCACCGCCTTGCTGGACCAGATCCGGGCCGGCCGCCCGGACACCCGGTTCGTGGTCTTCTCCCGCGATCCCGCGCACACCCGCGCGGCCCATCCGGACGTCGAGGTCGTGGGCTGGGAGGGAGTGTGCCGGGAGGGCATCTCCGCGCCGCTCGGCCGGCTCGGCGTCCTGGTGCTCGGCGGCGGCGGGATCCTCTACGACACCGAGGCGCGCCGCTATCTGCGGCCCGCCCGCACCGCCCAGAGCCTCGGCGTGCCCGTCTTCACCTACGCGGTGGGGGCCGGTCCGCTCACCGACGAGACGGACTGCGCGTGCGTCCGCACGGTGCTGTCGGACGCGGTCGAGGTGACGGTCCGCGACGAGGAGTCCAAGCTGGTCCTGGAGGAGGCCGGCGTCACCCGGCCCGTGTCCGTCACCGCCGATCCCGCGCTGCTGCTGGAACCCGGCGACCGCGGCCGGGCCCTGCTGCGCGCGGAGGCGGTGCCCCGCCGGGTGCGGCTGGTGGGGATGAGCGTGCGGGAACCCGGGCACGCCGCCGAGCACCTGGACGAAGAGGGGTACCACCAGTTGCTCGCCAGTGTGGGCGACTTCCTGGTGCACCGGCTGAACGCGCACGTCGTCTTCGTCTCCATGGAGCGCGGCGACATCCGGCACGCGCACGCCGTGGCGTCCCGGATGGCGGCGGCCGACCACTGCACGGTGCTGCGCGGCGACCACGGGCCGCAGGAGGTCCTCGACATCGTCGCGCAGCTGGACCTGGCCGTCGGTATGCGGCTGCACTTCCTGGTCTTCGCCGCGCTCGCCGGGATTCCGCTGCTGCCGCTGCCGTACGCGGGGAAGGTCTTCGACTTCGCCCAGCGGATCGGCGCGCCCGCGCTGCGCGGGGTGGTCCGGGAGACGGCGGGGCTGCTGCTGGCGGAGGTGGACCGCCTGTGGGACGAGCGGCACGCGCGCGCGGCGGACGCGGCGGTGCGCACGGCCGCGATGCGGCTGCGGGCGGCCCAGACGGCCGAGCGGCTCCTCGCCTACCTGGAGGCCGCCGCGCCCGGCGACCGCCACCCCGGCGCGCCGATGCCCGCCTCCACCGCGCCCTGACACCGGCGGCCCGCCGGTCCGCCCCGAGGGAGTGAACGTGTCCCAGCTGATACCGCCCCGGGTCCCCACCACGGTGGAACTGCCGCCGCGTCGGGCCCTGCACGCGGGCTCCACCCAGGTACTGGTGATCGGCGGCGGTCCGGCCGGGATCGGGGCGGCCCTCGGCGCGGCCAACGCGGGCGCCGAGGTGGTCCTCGTGGAGCGCTACGGGTTCCTCGGCGGCAACGCCACCGCGGCCCTGGTCATGCCGCTCATGAGCTTCCACAACGAGGTCAGGCAGGCCGTGCCCGGCGACCCCGCCAGGCTGCTGCCGCCCGACCACGGCGAGGGCGAACCGGTCGTCGGCGGGGTGCTGTGGGTGCTGCTCGACCGGCTCGTCCGGGCCGGGGCGGCGATCCGGCCGTCGCTGGAGACCGGCTACACCGTGCCGTTCGACGCGGAGCTGTTCAAGCTGGTGACGTACGAGCTGCTGGAGGACCACGAGGTCCGGATGCTGCTGCACGCCTTCGCGTCCGGCGTGGTCGGTCTGCCGGACCGGGCACGGGCGGTGTTCGAGACCAAGTCGGGGCCGCTGGTGCTGGACGCGGACGTGATCGTCGACTGCACCGGGGACGGTGACATCGCCGCGGCGGCGGGGGCCGGGTACGAGACCGGCCGGCCGGAGGACGGCTGGACCCAGCCGATGACGCTGATGTTCCGCATGATCCGCTTCGACCACGAGAGGTTCACCGCCTACACCCGCGAACGGCCCGACCAGTGGAAGGGCGTGCACGGGCTGTGGGACCTGGTGCGCGCCGCCACGGACGCCGGCGAGCTGGACCTGCCGCGCGAGGACATCCTCTTCTTCGCCACTCCGAACGCCGGCGAGATCGCGGTCAACTCCACGCGGGTCACCGAGGTGCTCGGCACCAGCGTCTGGGACCTGACCCGCGCGGAACTCGCCGCGCACCGCCAGATGGCGCAGATCGCCGGGTTCCTGCGCAGCCGCGTGCCGGGCTTCGCCGACTCCTACGTGGTGCAGAGCGGCGTGCAGGTCGGTGTGCGCGAGACGCGGCGGATCGCCGGCGAGTACCGGCTGACCGGCGAGGACGTCCTGAGGGCCCGCAAGTTCGACGACGCCGTCGCGCGCGGCGCCTATCCGGTCGACATCCACAACCCGAGCGGTCGCGGCACCACGCTCGAACGGCTGCCGCGCGGCGAGTCCTACGACATCCCGCTGCGCTGCCTGCTGCCCAGGGGCCTGGAGCGGGTGCTGGTCGCGGGCCGCTGCATCTCCGGGGACCACGTGGCCCATTCCTCCTACCGCGTGATGCCGATCTCCATGGCCACCGGACAGGCGGCGGGCGTCTGCGCGGCCCTGGCGGCGACCGCGGGCCGACGGCCGCGAGAGGTGCCGGTGGGCGCGGTCCAGCGCCAGCTCCGCGCGCAGGGCGCGAGCCTGCGCTGACACCGCCGCACACCTTCGTTCACCCACACGAAGGAAATGGGACGCGAGGATCCGCCCTCGCGCATGACGGGGCCGCCGCCGGTGAGACATCGGACATGGACGAACCGACGACGAGCGCCTCGCTGCCGGGCCCCCGGAACCCGCGCCGGACCGACGTGGTGTTCACGGCGGACTTCGCCTCCACGGCCCAGTGGACCGCGGGCCGCTCCTCGGCCTACCCGGGAGGCGGTCCGGTCAATCCGGACGACGACAAGCTGGATCACCTCGTGGACGACGCCGGCCACAGCCGCTCGGGCGTCTTCCGGGCCACCCGGCGGTCCGACGGCGGATGGGACACCGGCCTGCTGACCACCGAGGACAGCGAGGAGGAGTTCGTGCTCCTGCCGGGTGACGTGCTGGAAGCCCGGGTGCGGCTGCCCACGGAGACCGGCGCGTGGCCGGCCATCTGGACCTGGCGGGACGGCGGCCAGGAGGTCGACGTCTTCGAGTACCACCCGGACCACCCGGACCTGCTGGAACTCACCAACCACGTGCGCGGCTCCCAGCGGTACATGTACGCCGACGCGGTCCGGCCGGGAGCCTGGATCGACCTGCGCACCGAGTTCGGGCGCCGCTCGGTGGTCTGGTGGCTGAACGGCGAACAGGTCTTCGCGGACCGGCGGGGCGTGGGGCGCCGCTGGTACGCCTTCCTCATCGTCAACCTCTCGGTCTGCGCCGGGCGCTACCATCCCGCGCCCGACCCGGCGACGACCGAGATGACCTTCGAGGTGAGCAGCCTGCTGGTGCGGCGCCCGTCCGGGGACGACGCGTAGCGTCCGGCGGCGGTCAGCCGTCGAGCGGGGTCTCCTCGTCGCCCCGCGGCCGGTCCTCGGCCTCGACGCCGCGCAGCGGTTCGCCGGCCGTGGTGCCGCTGTCGGGCTGGTAGCCCTCCTTCGCGCCGGCCGTACCCGGGACCGTCCGTTCGCGGGCCGGGCTCTCGCCGCCCGAGTGCGCTCCGGGTTCCTCGTCGTCGCGGGCCCGCCGGTACCGGTCGGCGGGCTCGCCGGTGTGTTCGCTCATGGCGTCCTCCGCTCCACTCCTCGGCCCGCCCGGGTTCCCCCGTACCGGACGGGAAAACGGAGGCCGGCCTTCAGCCGGCTGGGGCGGATGCCGCGTCCGGCACCCGCCGGCCGGTCCGCGCGGCAGCCGGGAGAGATCCGCCAGGGCCCGCGGTACCAGGAGCGGCGCGGTGGGTCAGTCGCGGTCGACGTGCTCGCCGAGGATCTTGCGGTTGGTGGCATCGATGTCGTAGGTCGTCTTGTTCCAGTCGTCGGTCGTGACGACGTCGACGGACCACTTCGGGGTGCCGCCGTCGGTGTCGTCGAGTTCGACGGCGGTGACGGTGCCCTTGGTCTTGTCCGTGGCGGTCCGCGCGGCCTGTTCCGCGGTGACGGTGGCCTTCTTCAGCAGGTCCGCCAGTTCGCGCTTGTCGTCCTCGTCCTCGTGCTTGGCCCGCGCCTCGCCGGCCTTTCCGCCGGCCGCGTCGACTGAGACGGTGTGGGCGGTGCCGTCGCCCGTGGCCACCTCGGCCTCCCACCGGGGGCTGTCGGGCGTGCCCTTGAGTTCCACGGAGACCGGCTCGGACTTCGCCACGGCGGCCGTCGCGGCGTGCAGCGCGTGCTCGTAGCCGGTCTTGGCCTTGGGGACGAGCGCCTTGCGTTCGCGCTGGTCCTCGGTGAGGTGGCTCGCGTCCGCCGACGGCGAGGTCGAGGCCGCGGCGATCCGGGCGGCCTCGGCAGCGCCGTTCCGCGTCGCTTCGCCGTCGGTGTCCTGGCCGCACCCGGTGAGCAGGGCTCCGGCCGCGGCCGCCGCGCAGACCAGGGCCGCGCCCCGGAAGACCGGGAGGTATTGACGCTTCGGAAATATTCCGTCACTCTTCGTGTCCATGCGGTCAGTTTAGGTGAGATGTCCGCCTGGGGCCTCGGGGGAGAACGGCATCCGGGGTGCCAGGTGTGCCGCGTGGGGGCGGGGGAACTTGGTCCGCCCGGTGGCCCCGGTGGAGAGGAGTCCACGTGACAGCGTCGACGTCGGCCGCGGGCGGCGGGGGACCGGACGCGCCGGGAGACGGGTACGAGCCCGATCCGCAGCGCTGGCGCGCCCTGTGGGTCACCCTGGTGGCCGGGTTCATGAGCCTGCTCGACGTCACCATCGTGGCGGTCGCCCTGCCCACCATCCAGCGCGATCTGCACGCCTCCCCGGCGCAGGTGCAGTGGGTGGTGTCCGGCTACGCCCTCACCTTCGCCCTCGCCCTGGTCACCGCCGGCCGGCTCGGCGACGCGCTGGACCGGCGCCGTATCTTCCTGGTGGCCCTCAGCGGCTTCGTGGTCTGCAGCGCGGCCTGCGGCGCGGCCCCGGACATCACGCTGCTGGTGGCGGCCCGGCTCGCGCAGGGCCTGGCGGCAGGTTTCATGGCTCCGCAGAACTCCGCGCTCATCCAGCAGATGTTCCGCGGCGCCGAGCGCGGCCGGGCCTTCGGCTTCTTCGGCGCCACCGTCGGCATATCCTCCGCCGCCGGCCCCCTCACCGGCGGCGCCGTCCTCGCCCTCGCCTCCGGTGCCCAGGGCTGGCGGTGGATCTTCTACGTCAACGTTCCCATCGGCATCCTCGCCGTCCTGCTCGGCCGCCGTCTGCTGCCGCGCACCCGGCGCTCCGGCCGCGGCCGGGTGGACGTGCCCGGGGTGCTGCTCCTCGGGGCCGGTGTCCTCGCGCTCATGTGGCCGCTGGTCCTGGCGGAGTCCGGCGGCATCGAGCACCTGTGGTGGCTGTTCCCGGCCGGTGCCGCGATCCTCGCCGTCTTCGTCCGGTGGCAGCGCCGTCTCGTCGCCCGGGACGCCCAGCCGCTGCTCGACCCCCGCCTGTTCACCACCGTGCGCGGCTACGCCGTCGGCGCCGGCATCGGCACGCTGTACTTCGTCGGCTTCAGCGGCGTGTGGCTGGTGTTCGCCCTGTTCTACCAGCGCGGACTGGACTTCTCCCCGCTCCGCTCCGGCCTCGCCGTCACCCCCTTCGCCCTCGGCTCGGCGAGCGCGGCCGTCGTCGCCGGCCGCCTGGTGGAGCGGTACGGCCGCCTGCTCACCGTCTGCGGCCTCACGGGCGTGATCGCCGGCCTGGGCGGGACCGCGCTGCTGCTCCGCCTCGCGCCCCCGCACCTGGCGCCCTGGGTCGCCGCGCCGGTCCTCTTCCTCGGCGGCGTCGGCGGTGGCTTCGTGGTCTCCCCGAACATCACCATGACGCTGCGGGACGTACCCGTGCGCATGGCGGGCGCGGCGGGCGGCGCGCTGCAGACCGGACAGCGGCTCGGCGCCGCGCTGGGCACCGCCGCGCTGCCCGGGCTGTTCTACCTGGTGCTGGAGCGGAGCGGCGACTACCGCGGCGCTCTCGTCATCGCGCTGGGCGCCGCGCTGGCCGGCATGGCGGCGTCCCTGGCCCTCGCGGTGTTCGACTGGCAGCGCGACCGGCGGCAGCGCAAACCACGCCGGAAGTGCCCGGACGAGGTCGCCAACGCGCCGGTGCACGCCCGGCAGACCTGACGGCGTCCGGGAGACGGGAGGCCCGGCCGGGCGGCAGGGCCATCAGGGTGGACCCGGCCCGTGTCGGGCGGCGGGCGCGCGCACGGTTGGCCATGCTGGGCCGGGAGCGGCACCCTCGCGGCGACAAGGAGCACGGCATGCCGACGGACCCGGTCGAACGATTCCTGGCGG comes from Streptomyces sp. SCL15-4 and encodes:
- a CDS encoding MFS transporter — protein: MTASTSAAGGGGPDAPGDGYEPDPQRWRALWVTLVAGFMSLLDVTIVAVALPTIQRDLHASPAQVQWVVSGYALTFALALVTAGRLGDALDRRRIFLVALSGFVVCSAACGAAPDITLLVAARLAQGLAAGFMAPQNSALIQQMFRGAERGRAFGFFGATVGISSAAGPLTGGAVLALASGAQGWRWIFYVNVPIGILAVLLGRRLLPRTRRSGRGRVDVPGVLLLGAGVLALMWPLVLAESGGIEHLWWLFPAGAAILAVFVRWQRRLVARDAQPLLDPRLFTTVRGYAVGAGIGTLYFVGFSGVWLVFALFYQRGLDFSPLRSGLAVTPFALGSASAAVVAGRLVERYGRLLTVCGLTGVIAGLGGTALLLRLAPPHLAPWVAAPVLFLGGVGGGFVVSPNITMTLRDVPVRMAGAAGGALQTGQRLGAALGTAALPGLFYLVLERSGDYRGALVIALGAALAGMAASLALAVFDWQRDRRQRKPRRKCPDEVANAPVHARQT
- a CDS encoding polysaccharide pyruvyl transferase family protein, coding for MEGTDGVTVGVLGSYGGRNVGDEAILTALLDQIRAGRPDTRFVVFSRDPAHTRAAHPDVEVVGWEGVCREGISAPLGRLGVLVLGGGGILYDTEARRYLRPARTAQSLGVPVFTYAVGAGPLTDETDCACVRTVLSDAVEVTVRDEESKLVLEEAGVTRPVSVTADPALLLEPGDRGRALLRAEAVPRRVRLVGMSVREPGHAAEHLDEEGYHQLLASVGDFLVHRLNAHVVFVSMERGDIRHAHAVASRMAAADHCTVLRGDHGPQEVLDIVAQLDLAVGMRLHFLVFAALAGIPLLPLPYAGKVFDFAQRIGAPALRGVVRETAGLLLAEVDRLWDERHARAADAAVRTAAMRLRAAQTAERLLAYLEAAAPGDRHPGAPMPASTAP
- a CDS encoding FAD-dependent oxidoreductase; translation: MSQLIPPRVPTTVELPPRRALHAGSTQVLVIGGGPAGIGAALGAANAGAEVVLVERYGFLGGNATAALVMPLMSFHNEVRQAVPGDPARLLPPDHGEGEPVVGGVLWVLLDRLVRAGAAIRPSLETGYTVPFDAELFKLVTYELLEDHEVRMLLHAFASGVVGLPDRARAVFETKSGPLVLDADVIVDCTGDGDIAAAAGAGYETGRPEDGWTQPMTLMFRMIRFDHERFTAYTRERPDQWKGVHGLWDLVRAATDAGELDLPREDILFFATPNAGEIAVNSTRVTEVLGTSVWDLTRAELAAHRQMAQIAGFLRSRVPGFADSYVVQSGVQVGVRETRRIAGEYRLTGEDVLRARKFDDAVARGAYPVDIHNPSGRGTTLERLPRGESYDIPLRCLLPRGLERVLVAGRCISGDHVAHSSYRVMPISMATGQAAGVCAALAATAGRRPREVPVGAVQRQLRAQGASLR
- a CDS encoding family 16 glycosylhydrolase — translated: MDEPTTSASLPGPRNPRRTDVVFTADFASTAQWTAGRSSAYPGGGPVNPDDDKLDHLVDDAGHSRSGVFRATRRSDGGWDTGLLTTEDSEEEFVLLPGDVLEARVRLPTETGAWPAIWTWRDGGQEVDVFEYHPDHPDLLELTNHVRGSQRYMYADAVRPGAWIDLRTEFGRRSVVWWLNGEQVFADRRGVGRRWYAFLIVNLSVCAGRYHPAPDPATTEMTFEVSSLLVRRPSGDDA
- a CDS encoding trypsin-like serine protease — its product is MLPRHLRAACAAAAAAGALLVAGLSGSASAQPAASPAPPTAARTLRSDAPPPALLGALRRDLGLNRGQAERRLANEAEAGATAGRLGAALGADFAGAWVRGAESGTLTVATTDPADVPAIRARGARAVVVDHSLAALDAAKARVDRAAAHRATADTPVWYVDVPTNTLVVEAIRPDAARSLLAAAHVDAALARTVKSAERPRPLYDLRGGDAYYIGSGSRCSIGFPVTRGAQQGFVTAGHCGRAGATTTGSNRVAQGTFQASVFPGNDMAWVAAGSNWTATPNVNGAAAQVAGSVQAPVGSSVCRSGSTTGWHCGTVQQLNTSVTYQEGTVSGVTRTSVCAEPGDSGGSFISGSQAQGVTSGGSGNCTSGGTTYFQPVNPILQSYGLTLTTTGTGPEDPEDPGDPGGTWAAGTVYQAGDTVTYGGAAYRCLQGHQAQTGWEPANAPALWQRL
- a CDS encoding PepSY domain-containing protein; the encoded protein is MDTKSDGIFPKRQYLPVFRGAALVCAAAAAGALLTGCGQDTDGEATRNGAAEAARIAAASTSPSADASHLTEDQRERKALVPKAKTGYEHALHAATAAVAKSEPVSVELKGTPDSPRWEAEVATGDGTAHTVSVDAAGGKAGEARAKHEDEDDKRELADLLKKATVTAEQAARTATDKTKGTVTAVELDDTDGGTPKWSVDVVTTDDWNKTTYDIDATNRKILGEHVDRD
- a CDS encoding alpha/beta hydrolase, whose translation is MVEHRMVDVNGIRLHIAEEGEGPLVVLLHGFPESWHSWHRQFGPLAAAGFRVVAPDQRGYGRSDHPEAVDAYTILHLVGDVVGLIRALGEEKAYVVGHDWGAPVAWHTALLRPDLVRGVAGLSVPPPFRGAQPPLPAMDRMFGGRFYWNYFNRPGVADAEFAEDTRTALRKFFYWASGDTPGAGEKQPLVDPERGWLADMADPETLPEWFTEEDLDALTESFSGGFTGALNWYRNLDRNWELTAPWHGAVVTPPALYVYGDRDVVPAFPGTPELIERLPSLMPNLWREPVKLAGCGHWTQQERPDEVNAALIDFLTSCP
- a CDS encoding PRC-barrel domain-containing protein, coding for MFEASDIREWRGHDVVDANGHKVGVLESVYVDTATDQPFFAAVTVGLPTRRRLAFVPLTGATVGPGYLKVAQSKDRVKKAPSIETDGELTAADEPGVFAHYELPYAPGAGGVRRLARR